A single window of Fervidicoccus fontis Kam940 DNA harbors:
- the rimI gene encoding ribosomal protein S18-alanine N-acetyltransferase encodes MERVDWLSSNEGTIVGRGFIIRNVKKEDLPKVIYINEVTLPENYPEYFYEYHLDNWGRAFFLAEVDGRAVGYIMNRIETVMGLSRSFFQKKGHVVSIAVLEGYRRRGIGEALMRAGMKSMKDVYGAKSVYLEVRVSNDPAIKLYEKLGFKKVRVIEGYYSDGENAYVMEREL; translated from the coding sequence ATGGAGAGAGTGGACTGGTTGTCATCTAACGAGGGGACTATTGTAGGACGGGGCTTCATAATAAGGAATGTAAAGAAAGAGGACCTTCCGAAGGTCATATACATAAACGAGGTGACCCTCCCTGAAAACTATCCGGAGTACTTCTATGAATACCATCTAGATAACTGGGGGAGGGCATTTTTCCTCGCCGAGGTCGACGGGAGGGCGGTCGGCTATATAATGAATAGGATCGAAACCGTAATGGGACTGAGCAGGAGCTTCTTCCAGAAAAAGGGGCACGTGGTTTCTATAGCGGTCCTTGAAGGATACAGGAGGAGGGGGATAGGAGAAGCTCTTATGAGGGCTGGAATGAAGAGCATGAAGGATGTCTACGGGGCGAAGAGCGTCTACCTTGAGGTTAGGGTCTCCAATGATCCCGCCATAAAGCTCTACGAAAAGCTCGGATTCAAAAAGGTGAGGGTGATTGAGGGCTATTACAGCGACGGAGAGAATGCGTATGTGATGGAGAGAGAGCTATAA
- a CDS encoding radical SAM protein has translation MARKVVILDGYTDEPAGLGVPPYIDVYPRYIAGAVWSIDPDADLRYYTIDQVRKDVDSFVKEANSSDLTAIVAGVVVPGKYIGGEPISAEELKLLGRLLGNTFTVLAGPVARFGIGQEGGKIATSPEHFKSIFSAVVRGDPEEYVKQLLKEGEVRASEYAMRKDYSEVRRFAVLGAKIITQHPNFGYNLTVELETYRGCSRWISGGCSFCIEPLYGRPVQRNPEDVILEMRELYRLGARAFRLGRQSDILVYGSKELGEKELPRPNPEFIERFFQLARDAIEGSVLHVDNSNPAVIAKYPEESKKAMLAMIEYHTPGDILAFGLENLDEEVAEINNLNSNEEVAYEAVKAVNEVGLLRGDNGMPHLLPGLNFIIGLPGERKASFEKNISFLERIYEDGFAVRRINIRKVLVIPGTRLSVMWRREYLERNEEEAERFEWIVRHVYDVKFLKRILPRGTILRDLYVEKSSNGKTYARQLGTYPLLVELSGTFNRPCILDAEIIGYKGRSVKARPVGEKDCTHVMAGT, from the coding sequence ATGGCCAGAAAAGTAGTTATCTTAGACGGATATACCGATGAGCCTGCAGGTCTCGGAGTGCCCCCGTATATCGATGTCTATCCCAGGTACATCGCGGGGGCAGTGTGGAGCATTGATCCTGATGCTGATTTGAGGTACTATACAATAGATCAGGTAAGAAAGGATGTAGATTCTTTTGTGAAGGAGGCAAATTCTTCCGATTTAACTGCAATTGTCGCGGGGGTGGTAGTGCCTGGAAAGTACATCGGAGGAGAGCCCATAAGCGCTGAAGAGCTGAAGCTTCTCGGGAGGCTTTTAGGCAACACATTTACGGTCCTCGCAGGGCCTGTTGCTAGGTTTGGGATAGGACAGGAGGGAGGGAAGATAGCCACTTCTCCGGAGCACTTTAAGTCGATCTTTTCAGCGGTTGTTCGGGGGGATCCGGAGGAATATGTGAAGCAGTTGCTGAAAGAAGGTGAGGTCAGGGCGAGCGAATATGCGATGAGGAAGGACTATTCCGAAGTCAGGAGGTTCGCAGTGCTTGGAGCTAAAATAATCACGCAGCACCCCAACTTCGGGTACAACCTTACAGTGGAGCTTGAGACGTATAGGGGATGTAGCAGATGGATAAGCGGAGGTTGCTCCTTCTGTATTGAGCCCCTTTATGGGAGGCCTGTTCAAAGAAATCCTGAGGATGTAATACTTGAAATGAGAGAGCTCTACAGATTGGGAGCTAGGGCTTTTAGGCTCGGAAGGCAGTCAGATATTTTGGTCTACGGGTCTAAAGAGCTTGGAGAGAAGGAATTACCGAGGCCAAATCCAGAGTTTATAGAGCGCTTTTTCCAACTTGCTAGGGATGCTATTGAGGGCTCAGTCCTCCATGTAGACAATTCAAACCCAGCGGTAATAGCCAAATACCCGGAGGAAAGCAAGAAGGCTATGCTTGCAATGATAGAGTATCACACTCCTGGAGACATTTTGGCTTTCGGGCTTGAAAACCTAGACGAGGAAGTAGCCGAGATAAATAACCTGAACTCTAATGAGGAAGTAGCTTATGAAGCGGTAAAGGCAGTTAATGAAGTAGGGTTATTGAGGGGGGACAACGGCATGCCGCATCTGCTTCCGGGGCTGAACTTCATAATAGGACTTCCAGGCGAGCGCAAGGCGAGCTTCGAGAAGAACATCTCCTTCCTCGAGAGGATATATGAAGATGGCTTTGCAGTCAGGAGGATAAATATAAGGAAGGTTTTGGTCATACCCGGCACGAGGCTTTCGGTGATGTGGAGGAGGGAGTACCTCGAGAGGAATGAAGAAGAAGCGGAGAGGTTTGAGTGGATAGTGAGGCACGTTTATGATGTAAAGTTTTTGAAGAGGATCCTACCAAGGGGGACCATTTTAAGGGATCTTTATGTAGAGAAAAGCTCCAACGGAAAGACATATGCGAGGCAGCTAGGAACTTACCCGCTTCTTGTGGAACTCAGCGGAACTTTCAATAGACCGTGCATTTTAGATGCGGAGATAATAGGATACAAGGGCAGGAGCGTTAAAGCCAGGCCTGTAGGAGAGAAAGATTGCACCCACGTCATGGCCGGTACTTAA
- a CDS encoding MBL fold metallo-hydrolase gives MEHGFGKLDKLKVFVLAEDSVLYNTPYLAQHGVSFFVQTYSGSERANVLVDVGQNTYALMHNMELMNIDSSTIDAIVLTHCHYDHTRGIAEVLRKIGKRDLPVIAHPDIFRLNLSNDPVLRHVGMTLEDSREKIEESGGRLILARDPLMVFPGLITTGEVRRQTDFEGRGYRLFTVTDNGGVVEDRMMDDISVVGITNSGIVILTGCSHAGIVNIIKHSAELAKEDRVLAVIGGFHLIDASDERIEKTVRALSQMKIDRIYAGHCTGFKAQVELYREFGERFSPLHTGMSFEF, from the coding sequence ATGGAACACGGATTTGGAAAGCTTGATAAGCTTAAAGTTTTTGTGCTCGCAGAAGACAGCGTATTGTACAACACTCCTTACTTGGCTCAGCATGGAGTTTCATTTTTCGTCCAGACATATTCAGGAAGCGAGAGGGCAAATGTTTTGGTGGACGTCGGTCAGAACACGTATGCATTGATGCACAATATGGAGCTTATGAATATAGACTCCTCAACAATTGATGCGATCGTCCTTACCCACTGCCACTACGATCACACCAGGGGGATCGCTGAGGTGCTCAGGAAGATTGGGAAGAGGGATCTCCCAGTCATAGCTCATCCGGACATCTTCAGGCTTAATCTGAGCAATGACCCAGTTTTGAGGCATGTGGGAATGACCCTTGAAGATTCTAGGGAGAAAATTGAGGAAAGCGGTGGAAGGCTGATTTTAGCGAGGGATCCGTTGATGGTATTCCCGGGGCTCATAACAACGGGAGAGGTGAGGAGGCAGACGGATTTTGAGGGAAGGGGATACAGGCTCTTCACAGTTACTGATAATGGTGGGGTTGTCGAGGATAGGATGATGGACGACATCTCGGTAGTAGGAATAACAAATAGCGGGATCGTTATATTGACTGGGTGCAGCCATGCGGGCATAGTGAACATAATTAAGCATTCAGCTGAGCTTGCAAAGGAGGATAGGGTTCTCGCAGTTATAGGGGGGTTCCACCTAATTGATGCGTCTGATGAGAGGATAGAGAAGACGGTGAGAGCTCTCTCGCAAATGAAAATAGACAGGATATATGCAGGACACTGCACTGGCTTTAAGGCTCAGGTCGAGCTCTATAGGGAATTCGGAGAGAGGTTCTCCCCTCTCCACACTGGAATGTCATTCGAATTCTGA
- a CDS encoding DUF362 domain-containing protein yields MVDKEEVKYAVGAVFEKLKEEVIVDQEKCTLCKKCEELCPVGAISIEDGKVRVDSENCIACYSCAIICPEGAISIKWKYSEPRFSLFKER; encoded by the coding sequence GTGGTCGATAAAGAGGAAGTTAAATATGCAGTAGGGGCGGTTTTTGAGAAGTTGAAAGAGGAGGTAATCGTTGATCAGGAAAAGTGCACACTATGCAAGAAATGCGAAGAGCTCTGCCCAGTAGGCGCGATAAGCATTGAGGATGGGAAGGTGAGGGTAGACAGTGAAAACTGCATAGCTTGCTACTCCTGTGCGATAATCTGCCCTGAGGGAGCAATATCAATTAAGTGGAAGTACAGCGAACCGAGGTTTTCCCTCTTTAAAGAGAGGTAA
- a CDS encoding PHP domain-containing protein, whose amino-acid sequence MERVRLSVDMHMHSNFSDGESDVESILLHAERIGLNAVSITDHNTFQGSFHASKVAKEKGIGIHVVMGSEVRTDVGDTLVYCREPIEIRKGMPFLELYDRARENSCFLAFAHPFDIFRNGISMGDLHRLWEKIDAIECFNSNSLFLTNSKAYRFAREHSIPCMASSDAHTLKNIGIFRMIVSLESSEDLYYSLFSSIKVGRVELIHRRVPISVRVDKLRWSIKRKLNMQ is encoded by the coding sequence ATGGAAAGGGTGCGGCTCAGCGTTGACATGCACATGCATTCCAACTTCAGCGATGGCGAGAGCGACGTCGAGTCCATTCTTCTCCATGCTGAAAGGATAGGGCTAAATGCTGTGTCTATAACGGATCACAACACGTTTCAGGGCTCTTTCCATGCTTCAAAGGTCGCGAAGGAAAAGGGGATCGGAATTCACGTCGTAATGGGGAGCGAGGTAAGGACGGACGTCGGCGATACCCTAGTCTACTGCAGGGAGCCGATTGAAATAAGGAAGGGGATGCCATTCCTCGAGCTTTACGATAGAGCTAGAGAAAACAGCTGCTTTTTGGCATTTGCCCATCCTTTCGACATCTTCAGAAATGGCATCTCCATGGGGGATCTGCACAGGCTTTGGGAAAAAATTGATGCGATAGAGTGCTTCAACTCAAACAGCCTCTTCCTCACTAACAGCAAAGCTTATAGGTTCGCGAGAGAGCACTCTATTCCATGCATGGCATCGAGCGATGCGCATACTTTGAAAAACATAGGGATTTTCAGAATGATCGTTAGCTTAGAAAGCTCCGAAGATCTTTATTACTCCCTTTTCTCATCTATAAAAGTGGGAAGGGTTGAACTCATCCACAGAAGAGTTCCAATTTCGGTGAGGGTTGATAAGTTAAGGTGGTCGATAAAGAGGAAGTTAAATATGCAGTAG
- the mcm gene encoding minichromosome maintenance protein MCM: MSSAASTSELEEEKAGYEDRLRKFLKEFYTREKEYKYKAEIKEMVNEGRNWMYVDWNDLYIYDRQLATALQNKPDEMLSYLNAAIYSSVLDFSPDYAEEKKEFFARIINLPESVPIRSIKSDYINKLIMIDGILVRVTPIKEKMFKAKFRHNIEECNQTFYWPPAGEEIKDVIEPPQVCPICGKPGNLRLIYEESQFIDYQRTVVQERPEEIPPGQIPRSIEVVLTRDLVDQARPGDRVSIVGILRVVPSQSKMKPIYDIVLDANSVLVSQKTLEEVEITREDEERILQLSKDPWIRKKIVASIAPAIYGHWDVKEAIALALFGGVQKETKDKTRIRGDIHILLVGDPGTAKSQLLQFLSRIAPRAVYTTGKGSSAAGLTAAVIRDKKSGDFYLEAGAMVLADGGVALVDEIDKMREEDRVAIHEAMEQQTVSIAKAGIVAKLNARATVIAAGNPKYGRYVEERSVADNINLPVTILSRFDLIFILKDKPSAEYDTMLASHMIHVHKEAENVTPEIPVDLLKKYISYAKRYYRPVLTEEAGNLLRDFFVEMRRIGSESQSNVVSITPRQLEALIRLAEAHAKMALKTEVTEEDALEAIRLMKVFMQQAGLMTESGVVDIDALMVGKSKSKREKMMLIEDTIRDILNETGEKCARIKDIMERLKGENISQKELEDLISKMYKDGIIVQDRFGCYSLA; encoded by the coding sequence ATGAGCAGCGCTGCTTCTACTAGCGAATTGGAAGAAGAGAAGGCAGGCTATGAAGACAGATTGAGGAAGTTTCTGAAGGAATTCTATACTAGGGAAAAGGAGTACAAGTACAAAGCTGAGATAAAAGAAATGGTAAATGAAGGAAGGAACTGGATGTATGTGGATTGGAATGACCTATATATTTATGACAGGCAGCTCGCAACTGCTCTCCAGAATAAGCCTGATGAGATGCTGAGCTACTTAAACGCGGCAATTTATTCCTCCGTCTTGGACTTCAGCCCCGATTATGCGGAGGAGAAAAAGGAGTTCTTCGCCAGGATAATTAACCTCCCCGAATCAGTTCCGATAAGGAGCATTAAGAGCGACTATATAAACAAGCTCATAATGATCGATGGCATCCTCGTGAGAGTGACTCCGATAAAGGAGAAGATGTTTAAAGCGAAGTTCAGGCACAATATAGAGGAGTGCAACCAGACCTTCTACTGGCCCCCTGCAGGGGAGGAGATAAAAGATGTTATAGAGCCTCCTCAGGTCTGCCCTATATGTGGAAAGCCGGGGAACCTGAGGCTGATATATGAGGAGAGCCAGTTCATCGACTACCAGAGGACCGTCGTCCAAGAGAGGCCGGAGGAGATACCCCCAGGCCAGATACCGAGGAGCATCGAGGTCGTTCTGACCAGGGATCTCGTGGATCAGGCTAGGCCTGGGGATAGAGTGAGCATTGTGGGAATTCTGAGGGTCGTGCCTTCTCAGTCAAAAATGAAGCCCATATATGACATAGTCCTCGATGCGAACAGCGTCCTCGTGAGCCAGAAGACGCTTGAGGAGGTCGAAATTACGAGGGAGGATGAGGAGAGAATACTGCAGCTTTCGAAAGATCCTTGGATAAGAAAGAAGATCGTGGCGAGCATCGCTCCAGCGATCTACGGGCATTGGGATGTCAAGGAGGCGATAGCGCTCGCCCTCTTCGGAGGCGTGCAGAAGGAGACCAAAGACAAGACCAGGATAAGGGGAGACATACACATCCTGCTCGTAGGAGACCCCGGGACGGCGAAGAGCCAGCTCCTCCAGTTCCTCAGCAGGATAGCTCCAAGAGCCGTCTACACTACGGGCAAGGGATCATCAGCGGCAGGGCTCACAGCCGCGGTCATAAGGGATAAAAAATCTGGAGATTTTTACCTTGAAGCTGGAGCGATGGTGCTCGCGGATGGAGGAGTAGCGCTTGTCGATGAGATAGACAAGATGAGGGAGGAAGATAGAGTTGCGATACATGAGGCTATGGAGCAGCAGACAGTGAGCATAGCAAAGGCTGGGATCGTCGCGAAGCTTAATGCGAGGGCTACAGTAATTGCGGCTGGCAATCCGAAATACGGGAGGTATGTTGAGGAGAGGTCCGTAGCGGACAACATAAACCTCCCCGTCACGATACTCAGCAGGTTCGATCTGATATTCATACTCAAGGACAAGCCCTCAGCAGAATACGACACCATGCTCGCATCTCACATGATCCACGTCCACAAGGAGGCCGAAAACGTAACTCCGGAGATCCCCGTAGACCTGCTGAAGAAGTACATAAGCTATGCTAAGAGGTACTACAGACCTGTGCTCACAGAGGAAGCAGGAAACCTGCTGAGGGACTTCTTCGTGGAAATGAGAAGGATAGGGAGCGAGTCGCAGTCAAACGTCGTTTCAATAACTCCCAGGCAGCTTGAAGCGCTTATAAGGCTAGCTGAAGCTCATGCGAAGATGGCGCTTAAAACGGAGGTCACTGAGGAAGATGCTCTGGAGGCGATAAGGCTCATGAAGGTCTTCATGCAGCAAGCTGGGCTAATGACTGAGAGCGGCGTCGTAGATATAGATGCTCTTATGGTCGGAAAGTCGAAGAGCAAGAGGGAGAAGATGATGCTCATAGAGGACACGATAAGGGACATACTGAACGAGACGGGCGAGAAGTGCGCCAGGATAAAGGATATAATGGAGAGGTTGAAGGGCGAGAACATATCGCAGAAGGAGCTCGAAGATCTCATTTCAAAGATGTATAAAGACGGGATCATCGTACAGGACAGATTTGGATGTTACAGCCTGGCTTGA
- a CDS encoding TRAM domain-containing protein → MTKYRDHKEVYTRDYSRWSVYPKIPKPEEYQAQEKLRPGSEITIEIRDIDEKGRGVGYYNRTVIRVNGGGTVGDKVRVKITERRDNEAYADIVEWLQK, encoded by the coding sequence ATGACTAAGTACAGAGACCACAAGGAAGTATACACCAGAGACTACTCGAGGTGGAGCGTCTACCCGAAAATTCCTAAGCCGGAAGAGTACCAAGCACAGGAAAAGCTGAGACCGGGATCCGAAATTACGATCGAGATAAGGGATATAGATGAGAAGGGAAGAGGAGTAGGGTACTACAACAGGACTGTGATTAGGGTCAACGGCGGCGGTACGGTTGGCGATAAGGTGAGGGTGAAGATAACAGAGAGGAGAGATAATGAGGCATACGCTGATATAGTAGAGTGGCTTCAGAAATAG
- a CDS encoding metallophosphoesterase, whose protein sequence is MKIGIISDTHDNMKNISMFLEIMKSHEVELLIHLGDFSSPFAFKSIFSSYQNRGYAVFGNNDGDRVVLTKMAMRMGIEVAESVNPVSIGGRRFFLMHGFGSPELTSEIAEAVARSGKYDYVLFGHTHSLRISQMERALLINPGEASGALTQKATAVILEIPENRVEVVEL, encoded by the coding sequence ATGAAGATCGGGATAATTTCAGACACCCATGACAATATGAAAAATATTTCAATGTTCCTCGAAATAATGAAAAGCCACGAGGTCGAGCTCCTCATCCACCTCGGGGACTTCTCCTCTCCCTTCGCTTTTAAGAGCATATTTTCAAGCTATCAGAATAGAGGATATGCTGTTTTCGGGAACAATGACGGGGACAGGGTCGTTCTCACGAAAATGGCGATGAGGATGGGGATTGAAGTCGCTGAGTCCGTAAATCCGGTCAGCATAGGAGGAAGGAGATTCTTCCTAATGCACGGCTTCGGCTCTCCTGAGCTGACTTCCGAAATAGCTGAGGCGGTCGCGAGGTCCGGAAAATATGACTATGTTCTTTTCGGACACACGCATTCATTGAGAATTTCCCAGATGGAAAGAGCGCTTTTAATAAATCCTGGGGAGGCCAGCGGCGCACTTACTCAGAAAGCTACTGCAGTGATCCTCGAGATACCTGAGAACAGAGTTGAAGTCGTGGAATTATAG
- a CDS encoding DEAD/DEAH box helicase, producing MEISEAPFHPVVKRLCAMKGMKSFYPPQEEAIRKGILDGKNVLMVTQTASGKTFLAELIAVNNVLSGRGKTVYLTPLKALAIEKYSDFIEYERIGIRTIATMGDYDSSEPMLERYDIIVATYEKMDSILRHRPSWLSRVSLVIIDEIHYLDDEKRGPVLESLIAKLKSMKSDAQILGLSATVGNPEEISSWLDAELVLSSWRPIPLKEGVYYRGKIKFSDGEEKKISEPFSSPVLDLINDVISDGGQAIVFVNSRRRAVSLAQTVAKRLKMNKSSEAEELSKLIIESSEVQSLNEVLSEMIKNRVSFHHAGLTVEQRRMIEEGFRKGAINVIVATPTLAAGVNLPARRVIIESSERYVAGEGNSPIKVLEYKQFAGRAGRPGYDEYGEAILIAGDPVEVREMFSQYINGKPESIYSKMGSSSAFRSHLLSYIATLEKLRLEDIRGFVKNTLYSRQMSQESAKKLLSDSLRFLKEKGFIEEEGKYYKATSYGKYVSDLYIDPLSAELVKEAFSKKKRATDFSIMHIIAATPDMPKLSLKKKEFAKIDAAFVELIPEILLGLEDRDVSYEDILSEVKTALFLYDWINEVPEQEICEKYDLGPGDVYSFIESAAWIAYAIYKLSDVLEQAKQYSKKLEALSYRVKYGIKEELYELVSIPEIGRVRARNLYSSGFRSIEDIRKASVNELMRVRGIGERLAYRIKEYALKHSD from the coding sequence ATGGAAATTTCTGAAGCGCCTTTTCATCCTGTAGTTAAAAGGCTTTGTGCCATGAAGGGAATGAAGAGTTTTTACCCTCCGCAGGAGGAGGCCATCAGAAAGGGCATACTCGACGGGAAAAACGTACTCATGGTCACGCAGACCGCTTCAGGTAAGACTTTCCTGGCCGAGCTCATCGCCGTGAACAATGTTCTGAGCGGGAGGGGGAAAACCGTATATCTTACCCCTCTTAAAGCCCTCGCAATTGAAAAGTATAGCGACTTCATAGAATATGAGAGAATAGGAATAAGGACTATCGCGACTATGGGGGATTACGACTCCTCTGAGCCCATGCTTGAGAGGTATGACATAATTGTAGCTACATATGAGAAGATGGACAGCATCTTAAGGCACAGGCCTTCATGGCTCAGCAGGGTGTCTCTGGTAATAATTGACGAGATACATTACCTCGATGACGAGAAGAGGGGACCTGTGCTCGAGAGCTTGATAGCTAAACTGAAGAGCATGAAGAGCGACGCCCAAATACTCGGGCTCAGCGCTACGGTTGGGAACCCTGAGGAGATAAGCTCGTGGCTCGACGCTGAACTGGTTCTGAGCAGCTGGAGGCCGATTCCGCTGAAGGAGGGAGTTTACTATAGGGGGAAGATAAAGTTCAGCGATGGAGAGGAGAAGAAGATAAGCGAGCCTTTCTCAAGCCCCGTCTTGGATTTGATCAACGATGTTATAAGCGATGGAGGTCAGGCTATAGTCTTCGTGAACAGCAGGAGGAGGGCTGTTTCCCTTGCACAAACGGTTGCAAAGAGATTGAAGATGAATAAATCGAGCGAGGCGGAGGAGCTTTCAAAGCTCATTATAGAGTCGAGCGAGGTTCAATCGCTCAATGAAGTTCTGAGCGAAATGATCAAGAACAGGGTCTCATTCCACCATGCAGGATTGACGGTTGAGCAGAGGAGGATGATTGAGGAGGGCTTCAGGAAAGGTGCAATAAATGTAATTGTTGCAACTCCAACTCTCGCGGCTGGTGTGAACCTTCCTGCTAGGAGGGTCATAATAGAGAGCTCTGAGAGATATGTAGCTGGCGAGGGGAACTCTCCAATAAAGGTCCTAGAATACAAGCAGTTCGCTGGAAGGGCGGGGAGACCTGGATACGACGAATACGGAGAGGCTATACTCATTGCTGGGGATCCCGTTGAGGTCAGGGAGATGTTCTCTCAATATATTAATGGAAAGCCGGAGAGCATATATTCAAAAATGGGATCCTCCTCCGCTTTCAGATCCCACCTCCTTTCATACATCGCAACACTCGAAAAGCTGAGGCTTGAGGATATAAGGGGATTCGTAAAGAACACCCTCTACTCGAGGCAGATGAGCCAAGAGAGCGCCAAGAAGCTCCTTTCGGACTCCCTCAGGTTCCTCAAGGAGAAGGGGTTCATAGAAGAGGAAGGCAAGTACTACAAAGCTACAAGCTATGGAAAGTACGTCTCCGACCTCTATATAGATCCTCTCTCAGCCGAGCTCGTAAAGGAAGCGTTCTCAAAAAAGAAGAGGGCTACGGACTTCTCAATAATGCACATAATTGCCGCAACTCCGGACATGCCCAAGCTCAGCCTGAAAAAGAAGGAGTTTGCAAAGATCGACGCAGCATTCGTGGAACTCATCCCAGAAATACTCTTGGGATTGGAAGACAGAGATGTCTCATATGAGGATATCCTCTCCGAGGTAAAAACTGCGCTTTTCCTCTACGACTGGATCAATGAGGTTCCCGAGCAGGAAATATGCGAAAAATACGATCTAGGGCCTGGGGATGTCTACTCATTTATAGAGTCGGCGGCGTGGATAGCTTATGCGATTTACAAGCTATCCGACGTCCTCGAGCAGGCTAAGCAGTATTCTAAAAAGCTGGAGGCTTTAAGCTACAGAGTCAAGTACGGAATAAAGGAAGAGCTCTACGAGCTGGTATCAATTCCGGAGATAGGAAGGGTGAGAGCCAGGAACCTCTACAGCTCTGGCTTCAGGAGCATAGAAGATATAAGAAAGGCGAGTGTAAATGAACTCATGAGGGTTAGGGGAATAGGAGAAAGGCTCGCTTACAGAATTAAAGAATACGCTCTCAAGCACTCCGATTAA
- a CDS encoding TIGR00304 family membrane protein translates to MIDERSLLSIGFLLVFIGIIVIMGAFLYMFMKSPSSSSEVQGGGIIFIGPIPIIFGSSKNITKSLLIVAMVISLVLIVVYILSFLRGSGYL, encoded by the coding sequence ATGATAGACGAGAGATCCCTCCTTTCTATAGGATTCCTTTTGGTTTTCATCGGGATAATAGTCATAATGGGAGCCTTCCTCTACATGTTCATGAAATCTCCAAGCAGCAGCTCAGAAGTTCAGGGAGGAGGGATCATATTTATAGGCCCGATCCCTATCATATTCGGGAGCAGCAAGAATATAACGAAATCCCTCCTCATCGTGGCGATGGTCATAAGCTTAGTTCTAATAGTGGTCTACATCCTCTCATTTTTGAGAGGATCCGGTTATCTCTGA
- a CDS encoding KaiC domain-containing protein: MSETGQQAAVERLKTGVKGFDELIEGGIPRGFFISIVGEPGTGKTIFSIHFAWEGIKESDRVIYVTTEESKESIVQQASQFGMNFRKGLNEKKMIIIDALMKSKEEEWTLNDLNIEELVSKVIEAKKALGYGRTRLVIDSMSAFWIDKPAMARKMSYYIKRVLYKWDVTAYLISQYAVTTDLAYGFGLEHIADGIIRFKKILSRGVLKRYVLVEKMRQTNHDLTSHEVYIKPGIGMEIGPGTEKKREDFRINPEVAKKMVDAKNKGIREFLGEEESEWPEK; encoded by the coding sequence ATGAGCGAAACGGGACAGCAGGCAGCTGTGGAAAGATTGAAGACTGGAGTTAAAGGCTTCGACGAGCTCATTGAGGGGGGAATACCGAGGGGCTTTTTCATCTCCATAGTTGGAGAGCCGGGCACCGGCAAGACCATATTCTCTATACACTTTGCTTGGGAGGGGATAAAGGAGAGCGATAGGGTGATATATGTAACCACTGAGGAGAGCAAGGAGAGCATAGTTCAGCAGGCATCTCAGTTCGGAATGAACTTCAGAAAGGGGCTTAATGAGAAGAAGATGATAATTATAGATGCATTGATGAAGTCCAAGGAAGAGGAGTGGACGCTCAACGATCTAAATATCGAGGAGCTCGTGAGCAAGGTAATAGAGGCTAAAAAGGCTCTAGGATACGGGAGAACGAGGCTCGTAATCGATAGCATGAGCGCGTTTTGGATAGATAAGCCCGCCATGGCGAGGAAGATGAGCTATTACATAAAAAGGGTGCTCTACAAATGGGATGTAACAGCCTACCTGATATCTCAGTATGCGGTTACAACTGACCTCGCATATGGTTTTGGACTCGAGCATATCGCAGACGGGATAATACGCTTTAAGAAGATACTCTCAAGAGGCGTTCTCAAGAGGTACGTATTGGTTGAAAAGATGAGACAGACAAATCATGACCTCACGTCCCATGAAGTGTACATAAAGCCCGGAATTGGTATGGAGATAGGTCCCGGTACAGAGAAGAAGAGGGAGGATTTCAGGATCAATCCAGAAGTCGCAAAGAAGATGGTTGATGCGAAGAACAAGGGGATAAGGGAGTTTTTGGGCGAGGAAGAGAGCGAATGGCCAGAAAAGTAG
- a CDS encoding winged helix-turn-helix domain-containing protein — protein sequence MEEIVGSIGKVKILKVIYKLGEVNITRISRETGLNHKSVSIHLEELKKMGIVYERRFGRVRMLSLNYLNPKVLVLSDLLNFLNDE from the coding sequence AGGAAATAGTGGGAAGCATAGGGAAGGTCAAGATACTGAAGGTTATATACAAATTGGGAGAGGTGAACATCACGAGGATTTCTAGGGAGACTGGACTAAACCACAAGTCCGTTTCTATTCACTTGGAAGAGCTCAAGAAAATGGGAATAGTATATGAGAGGAGGTTCGGAAGGGTCAGGATGCTCTCTCTAAATTATTTAAATCCGAAGGTCCTCGTACTATCAGACCTCCTCAACTTTCTGAACGATGAATGA